Sequence from the Capsicum annuum cultivar UCD-10X-F1 unplaced genomic scaffold, UCD10Xv1.1 ctg4126, whole genome shotgun sequence genome:
TGAGGCCACCCTTAAAACCGCGGGCTATACCACACCAATTTGGGGGAAAATGCCCCATTCgggctatttcgcccgtttgtccacccaaatggccacaaaaaattaaacggaccacaatgggatgatccccaacctccctggcatgccctgatcgatttttggcccacagcacgcccggaccccataCCTATCCCcagaaccgtgggttatagcacactaatttggaccaaaaattcctcattcgtaccgtttcgcccgtttgtccacccaaatggccacgaaaaattaaaaagaccatgctaggatgatctccaacctaccgggcatgccccggtcgatttttggccgacAACACGcccgaaacctgggcccacccccaaaaccgtgggctatagcacactgatttggcctgaaaatgccctattcgcccCGTTAATTataccacactaggacaatccccaacctcccaggcacgccccgatcgatttttggcccaaagcatACCTGGATCCCGGCCCCATGCCCAAAATCATGGTATATAGTACatcgatttagccaaaaaatgccccatttctGCCGTTccacccatttatccacccaaatggccacaaaaaataaacggaccacactgggacgatccccaacctcccaatcatgccctaatcaatttttggcccacagcacgcccagaccctgagcccaccctcaaaactttGGGCTAAAGCATACCGATTTGGtgcaaaaataccccgttcgcgctgtttcgccagtttatcctccaaaatggccacaaaaagttaaacagACTATATTTTTTTAACAGTCAAAATATCTTTTCCAAAATAAAACCTCTAATATTCACTCCATTCCATATTCGTCGTTCATCATTTTACTTACAAAGAtactttcaaatttattttataatattttcttaaatgaaTTAAGGGTATTTACTCGTATTCAGGATAAAATTCATACGACTATTCTATTACTcctgtaattaaaaaaaatacacaagtAAAACTCTAGAACGGTGACTATTTGTTCAAAGAAGTGATAGGAAAGCATGAAACTATCAATATGGCATCCttttttgaatgaattttttgatagttttttaAGATTCCGTTAGCAGGAAAAATTCCACCTTTTGTAACAGTGTTAACAAAtgcaaaaaacacaaaaaaaattctaaggtCTGCTGAGGCTTTAAGCGCAATATGAGAATAAAGAATGGCTTTAATGAAAAAAGGcgcaaagaaagaaaaaatacaaatatatatacatatgcttaGTCCAAGATTAATAATCATCCGCATGAATGACatatatgaacaaagaaattgaaacaaaaaaattacgataaagtaaaatatcaattgtttagcgGCGCCTCTTCAGAAGAGCTCATTGGGCAGGGGGAAGTATGCCTTAGAACATCGATGATGACGTTGAATCACACGATGAACTCGAGCTTATGGATGATTTTATGCATTTCTTTACCTTAACTTCAACCCATTTGTCGTCTATCCAATCTCTTGAAATCCTCACGTTCTTCCTTTCAATCTCCAATGTTCTGTTCTCCcctattataaaagaaaaagaacactCCGGGACATCAGGCCAAGGCCaacatcaaaaaagaaaaatgaaagaaagtccggtgcactaaaactcTGGTTATGCATGGGGTCTGAGGAAggccggaccacaagggtctactCTACGCAGCCTTATTCAAGACTTGAACTCGACAACTTCCTTATCACATGGCAGCAACATTATCGGTTGCTACAAGGCTCCCATTTCCACGACCAACATAGATTGTTCAAAATTCCGGACAACAAATTAACTAGAAACTAGGCCCTGCTGTCTAAAACTTTTTCACTGTCGTGTTAGAAATCCAATTCATGAAAACGCGGTCCATTGGTTGTTGAGTTTGTCCTCATCAGAAGTTGCTATGCATCAACAGATAATCAAGAATCCTCCTTTTATTGCTTgtttttttatctctattttagtttttttgggtGATATTTGGAGCTGTTATTTCTTACCAGGGAAGTAAATGTGAAGATGACCGCTTCCAAAGACATCATATTCCACAACGAAACCTTCCCACCACCCGTCTGACCACCAAGCATCAACTGCAGCTCCTACTTCAATAGAACAGTCAGAAGAATCCTCCAGAGGCCTGGGCCGAACTGTGAGGCGTCCTGTGCATCTCGTGCCCAATTTATCAGGATTTGCAACTCTGTAGGAAGGAATCCATTCCTGTAAATCAAGCAAAGTTGATGAAGAAACAGGATAAAGGGAGAACGAACAAATCAATATACTTAAGTTATAGTCGCAGTGGTTAAGGTACCTCGAGCTTTTCAGGACCATCACAATCCAGGATGTCATCATATTGAACTTTCAAACATTT
This genomic interval carries:
- the LOC107849928 gene encoding protein AGENET DOMAIN (AGD)-CONTAINING P1-like (The sequence of the model RefSeq protein was modified relative to this genomic sequence to represent the inferred CDS: added 44 bases not found in genome assembly), coding for MAGKQIATAKLPNYQKLKVKFPSSGPAAIQLVESQHKLYFEAGDNIEVLCQDSGMRGCWFRCKILRVSEKCLKVQYDDILDCDGPEKLEEWIPSYRVANPDKLGTRCTGRLTVRPRPLEDSSDCSIEVGAAVDAWWSDGWWEGFVVEYDVFGSGHLHIYFPGENRTLEIERKNVRISRDWIDDKWVEVKVKKCIKSSISSSSSCDSTSSSMF